TCGGCGCCTGATCGAAACGGAAGCCGTTGAACGTGCCATCCGGCCCATACGGCGGCGCCTTGCTGAGACGGCGGCTATCCCCCATCGCCTTCGCTATCGTCTGCATCTGCACCGTCTCCGGGGTCGAATTGAAGTCGCCCACGCAAATGGCCGGTTCGCCGCGGGCGATCTCGGTGATCTTCCTCAGCATCAGATCGGCCGAGGCGCGCCGCGCGACTTCCCCTTCGTGGTCAAAATGCACCGAGAAGACGAACAGCACGCGCGAACTGCCGCGCTCGCGCAGGCGCGCCCATGACGCGAGACGGTGGCAGCAGCGGGCATCCCAGCCGAAGGAGGGGCGGTCGGGCGTTTCGCTGAGCCAGAAATCGCCCTTGCCCAGCAGCGCGAAGCGGCTCCTGCGAAAGAAGATCGCGGAATGCTCGCCGGCGTCCTTGCCGTCGTCGCGGCCGACGCCGACATGTTCGAATTCTTCCATCTGCGCCAGGTCGGCGATCTGGTCGGCATAGCCTTCCTGCGTGCCGAAGATATCGAAGCCGTGATAGCGGATCAGCGCCTTGACCATGTCCTTGCGGGCGGGCCAGGCGTTGGGGCCATCGTCGGCGTGGCTATTGCGCAGGTTATAGGTGGCGACGTTGATCGGCGCCGGCGATGGGGGCGCCGCCGATGCGGCCGGCGTCCACGTCGTGCACAGCAGGATCGCACACGCAAGCAGGAGCGCGAGAGGTGAAAGGATTGTTCGCATATGGCGAGTTAATCACATTCACCTGTCCTTGTTGCGAAATCGGCGCGAAAAGCGCCGCAGTTTACGGTGTTTTGTAAACGCTTAGAAGGTGTGGCGCAGACCCAGCGAGAACACATCCGGATCCGCGCCCAGGCTGGTCGCGGCCGGGGCGATCGTGATCGAGGACGAGCTCAGGCCGAACACGGCGTTGCTGTTGTTGTCCAGGCTGGCGTAGCTGGCGTACAGGTTGGTGCGCTTCGACAGCGAGTAGGTGTAGGCCAGCGCCCAGCTGTTGCCCTTGGCGACGCCCTGTTTCTGCTGCTGGTAGTTGGCGTACACGCGGTGCTGGCCGAAGGGCATCGAGCCGCCCAGATTGACTTGCTTGTACTTGGCGGCCGTGCCTTCGCGGTCGGCTTCCATCCAGTTGCCCTTGATCTCGAAGCCGCCCAGCTGGTCGAACTTGTAGGCGGCGCCGATCGCCGATTCCTTGTCCTTGCCGGCCGCCACGCGGTTGATCTCGTGGTAAGCCGCGCCCGCGTACAGGTTGCCCAGTGCATATTCGACGCCGACGCCCTTCAGGTCGCCCGACGGGGTGTTGGCGGTGGTGACTTCGCCAGCCGAGTAAGCGGCCAGCACCTTCAGGCCATACCACGACGGCGACTTGTAGTTGACCGAGTTGGCCAGGCGGCGGGTCAGGCGGTTGCTGGTGAAGGCCGACAGGTTGCTGCCGTAGAAGCCCTGGCCGAAGGCGTCGGTGGCGCCGGCGATGGCGGCGATCGGCGAGTATTCGCGGCCCAGGGTCAGGCTGCCGAAGCCGCCTTCCAGACCGACCACGGCGCGGCGGCCGAACAGGGCGGAGTCGCCGGCGCCGGTGTCGATCGAGGTGCCTGCTTCGAGGTTGAAGATCGCTTTCAGGCCATTGCCCAGGTCTTCGGTGCCGCGGAAGCCGAAGCGGCTGCTCGACTGGTTACCCGAGTTGACCACGGTGGTGCGGCCGTCCGGACCGCCCACGTCCTGGGACGAGATGGCGGCGTCGAGGACACCGTACAGTTGCACGTTGGTCTGGGCGCTGGCTACCAGCGGGGTGACGGCGATGGCGGAAACAGCGGCGGCGGCGGCCAGGCGTTTGACTTGCATTCGAAACTCTCCAATAAGATGTGAAACAGATCATGAAACGAGCTGCATCTTATTGAAGAGATATGTCCTCTTCATGACAAAGAGAAACTACACCAGGTGCGCGTGCACCGGCAGAACGATGTCGATCCGGGTGCCGGGCGGCTCGTCGGCGCTGACGCTGATTTCGCCGTGCATGGCCCAGACCCGCTCGCGCATGCCGATCAGGCCCAGCGACTCGGCCTTTTCCATGTCTTCTGGACGGATGCCGCGGCCGTCGTCGCGGATCGTGACCAGCAGCTCGCTGTTCGAGCGGAACAGGGTCATGGTCACGCTGCTGGCCTGGGCATGGCGGGCGATATTCGTCAGCGCCTCCTGCACGATGCGGAAGATCGCGGTGCTGGCCGCATCGTCCAGGCGCAGCTCGGCCTCGTCGGCCAGCAGGGTGCAGGGGATGTTGTAGCGCTCGACGAAATCGTCGCACAGGCCTTTCAGGGCGAAATACAGGCCGCCCTCGTCGAGGGCGCGCGGGCGCAGGTTGGTGGCGATGCGGCGCAGCGAGGTGATTGCCGTCAGCAGGTTCTGCTCCATGCCGCGCATCAGGTGCAGGCTGTCGTCCGGAATGCCGTCGGTCTGTTGCAGCAGGGTCAGGTCCATGCGCAGCGAGGCCAGGATCTGCCCGAGGTCGTCGTGCAGCTCGCGCGCGATGTGGGTGCGCTCTTCTTCGCGGATGGTCTGCAGGGCGGCCGACAGCTGGCGCAACTGGTCATGCGAGCGGGTCAGCTTGTCCTGCACCCGCTGGCGCTCCGAGACGTCGCGCATGATGATGGTGTAGAAGGACGCGCCGTCGTTGCCGCGCGAGATCGAACCCTCGACGGGAAAGCGCTGGCCGTCGGCGCGCAGGCCGGTCACGGCATAGTCGGTGGCGCGGCGCCCGGCGCGGCCGCTGCCGGCGCGGAAGTAGTCGAGCGGCTCCTCGGCATCGGCGGCGCCCTCGGCCGACTCGACCCAGCGCGTCAGCGGGCTGCCGACCATCGCCTCGACGGTGGTGCCGAACAGCACGGCGGCGGCCGGGTTGGCCATGACGATCCGGTAGTCGCCGTCGGCGGAGACGATGGCGTCGTTGGCGTCGTTGACGATCTTGCGGCTGGCCGGCACGGTGTCGGAATCTCCGGGGGACTGGCGGCCCAGCCGGCGGCCGGCCGCGAGCCCGATCAGGAAGCAGGTCGCGGCCCTGGCAGTCGAGCGAAGGCGCTGTCGTTTCATGGATGCCTATGAAAAACGGCCCGCAGGGCGGGCTCGGCATCTACCTTACGCGGCAGGGCTCGGGTGTGGCTTGATTTACATCTGTTTGAACAAATGCAGGAAGCTGCGGCTGACTTCGAGCTTGTCCGGACGGCCCTTGATGAGCACAAGGTGACGGCCGCGGATGTCGCGCGTCACGCCTTCGATCGCGTTGACGTTGACCAGGGTCGCGCGGTGGATCTGCCAGAACAGCGAGGGGTCGAGCTCATCGGCCAGGTCGCGCACCGGCTTCCTGATGAGGGCTTCGAACTTCTCGGTCTGCACGCAGGTGTACTTTTCGTCGGAGCGGAAGAACAGGATCTCCTCGACCGGGATCATGCGCAGGTCCTGGCCGATGCTGGCCTGGATCCATTGCAGGTACTTCGGCTTCGGCGCGGCGATCTTCTCGGCCAGCTGCGACAGCATGGCGGTGACGGTATCGCTGACGTTGGCGCTGGCGGATGCCTGGCCGCCCGGCGTCGACAGGCGCTCCTTCAGGCGTTCGACCGTGATCTGCAGGCGCTCCGGCTCGGGCGGTTTCAGCACGTAGTCGACCGCGCCGCGCTCGAACGCCTCGACCGCGTACTGGTCGTAGGCGGTGACGAACACGATCTGGCTGGCGCCGCCGATGTCGCGCGCCGCTTCCATCCCGGTCTTGCCAGGCATGCGGATGTCGAGGAAGGTCAGGTCCGGCTTCAGCGCGGACACCAGTTGCACGGCTTCGTCGCCGTTCTTGGCCTCGCCGACGATCTCGAGTTCCGGCCATACCTGGGACAGGCGGGTACGGAGCAGATCGCGCATCAGTCTTTCGTCATCGGCAATGATTGCGGTAGGCATGGCAAAAAGGATAAGTGGAAGAGTGACGATTATTCAACGAAATCGGCCGCAGGGCAATCATTTAGACGCCAGTTGATAAGGCACCTCGATGGTCGCGATCACGCCGCTCGGGATGTTGGCGGCGATGTGCAGCTGCCCGGCTTCGCCGTGCAGCAGCTTGAGGCGTTCGCGGATGTTCGACAGCCCCAGGCCCGTGCCCTTGCTCGGCATCACGCCGAAGCCGACGCCATTGTCGGCCACGGTGACGCGCAGCTTGCTGTCGGCGATCTCGGCCTTCACTGCCAGGTGGCCGCCCTCGGGCTTGCACTCCAGGCCGTGCTTGATCGCGTTCTCGACCATCGACTGCAGCATCATCGGCGGGAAGGCCGCGCTGCGCAGGCCTTCCGGCACCTGCAGGTCGACCGTCAGGCGTTCCTCCATGCGCATCTTCAGCAGATCGAGGTAGGAGGTGACCATGTCGACTTCGCGGCCGAGGCTGGTGGTGAGATTGGCGTCGCGCATCTGCGGGATCACGGCGCGCAGGTACTGGATCAGGGTGCGCTGCATGGCCGAGGCGCGCGGCGGGTCGGTCTCGATCAGGTGTTCGACCGAGGCCAGGGTGTTGAACAGGAAGTGCGGCTCGACCTGGGCCTGCATGGCCGCCATCCGGGCTTCCGACAGCTGGCGCTGCATCGATTCGCGTTCGGCGACCGCGGTGGCGCTCTGCATCTCCGCTTCGGCGCGCTTCTTTCCACCCATCAGGGCCTTGGTGCCGAACAGCGCCATCACCAGTAGCCAGACGAAGCTGGTGAACCAGGTCGAGGCCTGCTTGTGGTAGCTGCGGGCCTTGGCTTCGGCGGCGTCGTCGACGGCCGCCTCGATCGCATCGGACAATTCTTCGCCGATCTGCGGCGGCAGGTCGATGTGGACTTCATCGCCGTTCCCGCGGATCAGCTTGGAACCCGGATGGGCGGCGTTGCCCTTGCCGCGCAGCGCCGGCGGCTGCGGCGGCAGGGGCGGGACAGCCGCGCCGGCGGCCTTGCCGGCTTCCTCCGCGTTGGCGCCGGCTTCCTCGGCATTCTTGCCGGCCTCGACAGCAGCCTTGCTGGCGTCTTCGGCATGCTTGAGCGCGTTCTCGGCGATCCTGCCGGCGGCATCGGCCGCCTTGTCCTGCTTTTCGTCGTTGCCGCGGCGCTTGACGCGCGGGTTGATGTGGATGCCGCTGTCGTCGATCATGATGGCCGGCTCGGCCTTGCGCGTATTGCGTTCCGTGCGCGTGATTTCTTCCTCGCCGCCGGAGAACAGCTCGTCCTGCAGGATCTTCCCGGCAACCAGCATCAGCGCGGCAAACAGGAAAAACTTCCACCACGACAGTTGCGTCACCCAGGTCGCAACCGCGTCGAACGCGTGAACCAGCCACGACAGGGTATTGGAAAAATATTGCTGGGTCGAACGCCGGGTCTGCATGGAGCTCTTCTTGTTCAAACGGTAATCGAATCGACGAGTGTAACTGCTGGCTCGATAAGCCAGCGGAAAAACCCGTTCTGCCTCCCAGCGTGACTGTTGGGATGTTGCAACTTTAATTCCCGGCCGCCGGGAATGCCAGGGGAATGCGACAGTCTGCAATATGGAGGGAATGGGCTGCAAGGCAGTTGCAATTGCACTTTGAAAGATGCAAATTTGCAATGTATGATGGACGACCGCCTTGGCCGCGCCAGCCCGTTATTCGTTCCTCATGAAATGAAAGGGAAAGCCGTGTCGACCGTTCCCCAACGCTACCGCCTCGTTACCCGCAGCGACTTCGACGGCCTGGTCTGCGCCGTCCTGCTCAAGCACCTCGACCTGATCGACGACATCCTGTTTGTCCATCCGAAAGACATGCAGGATGGGAAGATCGCGATCGGCCCGCAGGACATCACTACCAATCTGCCCTACGTGGCCGGCGCCCACCTGGCTTTCGACCACCACCTGTCGGAAACCATCCGCAACATCGGCCGCCGCGAGAACCATGTGATCGATCCCCGGGCGCCATCGGCGGCGCGGGTGGTGTACGACTACTATGGCGGCGCACGCGCCTTCCCGGCCGCCTGGCAGGGCATGATGGAGGCGGTCGACAAGGCCGACGCCGCCCGCTTTTCGCGCGAGGAGGTACTCGATCCCTCCGGCTGGAGCCTGCTGAACTTCCTGATGGATGCGCGTACCGGCCTGGGCCGCTTCCACGATTTCCGGATCTCGAACTACCAGCTCATGATGGCGCTGATCGACCATTGCCGCACGCTCGGCATCGAACAGATCATGAAGCTGCCCGACGTGCAGGAGCGCACCGCGCTGTACATGGAGCACAACGAACTGTGCAAGCAGCAGATCCGCCGCCGCGCCAGGGTCCACCAGAACCTGGTCGTGCTCGACCTGCGCGAGGAACAGACCATCTTCGCCGGCAACCGCTTCCTCATCTACGCCCTGTTCCCGGAGACGAATATCTGGATCCACGTGCTGTGGGGCCTGAAGAACCAGAACACGGTCTTCGCTACCGGCAAGTCGATCCTGAACCGCAGTTCGAACACCAATATCGGCGCGCTGATGCTGGAATACGGCGGCGGCGGGCACGAGAATGCGGGAACCTGCCAGGTGTCGAACGAGATGGCGGAGGAGGTGCTGGGGGCGCTGGTCCAGCGGATCACGAGCGAAGGCTGAGCGGTCGGCTTACGCTGGCTGGCGAGACCGCAACAGCTCCTTCGCCGCCTCCGCCGCCAGCGGCTCGCTGAACCATACCCCCTGCATCTGGTCGCAGCCGTAGGACTTCAGGAAAGCCGCCTGCGAGCCGGTCTCCACGGCTTCGCCGACCACTTCCATGTTCAGGTTGTGGCCGATGTCGATCAGGCTCTTCACCAGGGCGCTGCTGCCGTCCCCGATGTCTTGCACCGAGGTGTGCGACAGCTTGAGCTGGCCGGCTTCGAGCTGCTGCAGGTAGGCGAGGTCGCACTGGCCGGCGCCGAAGCCGTCCACCGACAGGCTCACGCCGAGCGCGCGCAGCTGGCGCGACAGGTCGCGCCCCAACCCGGGATTGCGCAGCAGGCCGTCGATCGACAGGTCGAGCTGCAGGCTGTCGGCGGGCAGCGCGTGGCGCGCCAGCAGCGCCGACAGGCTTTCGACGAAGTCGCCCTGGCTGTATTCACGATAGGAGACGTTGACGGTGACCGGCACATCCTGCACGCCAAGCTGGCGAAGCTGGGCGGCGAAGGCGCAGGCCTGGTCCAGCACACGCTGGCCGATCGGCACGATCACGCCGTTCTCTTCCGCCTCCGACAGGAAGCGGCTTGGCGCCAACACCCCGTGCTCCGGATGGCGCCAGCGCAGCAGGGCCTCGAAGCCCATCACCCTGCCGCTGCGCAGCGAGACGCGCGGCTGGTACAGCAGGAACAGCTCGTCGTTCTCGAGCGCATGGTGCAGGCCCTCCTCGATCTTGCGCTTGGCGTCGCTGCTCGAGCGCATGTCGGCCGAGAAGAAATGCACGTCGTTGTGAGCGTTGCCCTTGCCGTGGTACATCGCGACGTCGGCCGCGCGCACCAGTTCGGCGGCGGTGCTGCCGTCGTGCGGGTAGAGCGCCACGCCGACGCTGGCGCCGACCGCGATCTCGCGGCCGTTGAAGGAGACCGGAATCGCGAAGCTCTGGCGCAGCCGCTCCACCATGCGCAGCGTGAAGCGCAGCGAAGGCTGGTTGGCCAGCACCAGCACGAATTCGTCGCCCGACATGCGCGCCACCGTGTCGCTGTCGCGCACCGAGGCCTGCAGGCGCCGCGCCACCACTTTCAGCACCACGTCGCCGGCTTCGTGGCCCAGGGTATCGTTGATGGATTTGAAGTTGTTCAGGTCCATCAGCACGGTCGCGACCAGCGATTTCTGGCGCTGCGCCACGTGCAGAGCCTGCTCCAGCCGATCCCACAGCAGGTTGCGGTTGGCCAGTCCGGTCAAGGGGTCGTGGTTGACCTCGTGCTCGAGGTGGGCGGTGCGCTGCATGGCCGCGGTGACGTCGTTGATGACGCCGATGAAATGGGTCACGACCCCGTGCTCGTCGTGGACCGGCGTGATGCTCAGGTCGTTCCAGAACAGGTCGCCATCCTTGCGCAGGTTGCGCAGCACCACGTTGACCGGGCGCTTGGCCAGGATCGCCTCGCGCAGCTCGATACGCTCGCCGCTGTCCATGTTCGGCGCGGCCATGAAGCGGGGGTCGCGTCCGATCGATTCCGCCGCGCTGTAGCCGCTGATGCGCTCGAAGGCCGGGTTGACGTATTCGATCGGATTGTCCGGCCCGTCGTTGCGGGCGATCACGATGCCGTTGCTGGCCGCGTGCAGGGCGCGCTCGCGCAGGCGCAGCTGCTCTTCGCGCTGGCGCCGCTCGCCGATGTCGATGCCGACGCCAAACACGTAGTCGCCGCCGTTGCAGTGGACCCGCGCGCCGCACAACAGGACCGGAATCTCCCGGCCGTTCCTGGCCATGTAGTCGACTTCGAGCTTCATCTCGGCGCCGTCGTCGAACACGCGGCGGATCGCGTCGTTCAGCAGGGGACGCTGGGCCAGGTCGAGCAGGTCGGAGGCGCGCGCGGCCGCCAGCTCTTCGGGCGCCATCCCGCTCAGGCGCTCGACATTGTGGTTCCACAGCACGAAGCGGCCCTCGCGGTTGAGGGCGTAGAAGGTGCCGGGGAAGAGGTCGACCACGGCCGACAGCGGGGTGCGCGCCACGTGCTCGGATTCCGGCACGCCGCGTTCGAATTCGGTGGTCACGGAGACCGCACAGCCGAGCAGCTTGCCGCCGGCGCTGAATTGCGGGGCCAGCGCCAGGGCGGTGGCGAAGATGCGGTTGTCGCTGCAGTGCAGGTCGGCGTTGAGCTGGGCGCCTTCGGGGCGCTGGGCGAGGGCGGCCCATCCGGCGGTCCAGGCGTCACGCGCGCTGGCGACGAACAGGCTGGTGACGGGACGGCCGAGGACACGCTCGGCAGGCATGCCGAACAGGGATTCGCAACCGCTGTTCCAGGTGGTGATGCTGCCCGCGTCGTCGGTCAGGAAGACGGCGTGGGCGGGCGGGTCGGTATCGAACATGCGGTTCCCCTGTGCAAGGCCAACCGCTTTTGGACAGCAGTTCCGAAGAACTGTTCCGCCTGGATCAGGCGGCTGCTTCCGCGCGCGGCGGCAGGGCGATCTGGTTGTCTACGCTGAACTGGTAGTCCTTGAACACGTGCTCTGCGGACAGGATCTGGTAGCTGCCGTCGGCCAGCTTGTGGGTCGTGTCCTTCAGGCGGTAAGTGGTCGAGCCGCAAGTCCAGCAGTTGAAGTTGCGCATGTGAGTGCACAGGCAAGTCTTGTCGAAGACCTTGATGTCCTTCGAGCCCGGATTCGCCTGCACCTCGCGGTTGTACGAGTTAATGTAGGCGCAGTTGCCGGTCGCGTCCAGCAGGTAGCCATAGGACTCGCAGCCCGGACGGATGCCGGAGCCGATCGCCGGGGTCTGCTTCAGCATCCGCATCGGATAGCCGGTCGGCGAGACGCCGTTGACGATGATGTCTTCCTCGCTGGCGCGGTAGTACTCCTGCTTGACGTCGTCGGGCAGGCCGCACTCGTGGGTCACGGTGAAGCGGGTCGCCACCTGCACGCCGCCGGCGCCTTTTTCCAGGAAGCCGACGGCGTCGCTGCCGGTGAAGATGCCGCCCGCGGCGATCAGCGGAATGTCCAGCTGTTCGGCGCGCATGAAGGCGTGGATCTCGTCCATGATGGTGTGCAGGTCGTACTGCTGCCAGTCGTCGATGCCGAAGCCGAGGTGGCCGCCGGCCAGCGGGCCTTCGACGATGAGGTAGTCGGGCAGGCGGTCCAGGCGCGAGACCTTGCGCAGGAACAGTTGCAACGCGCGCACGGAGGAGACGATGGTGCCCAGCTTGGCGTCGCGGAAGCGCGGGTGATCCTTGATCAGCTCGAAGGAACCGAGGTGCAGGCCGGCCGACATGGTGATGCCGTCGATGCCGGCGTCCAGCGCGGCCGACAGGCGGGTGCGCAGCGTTTCCTTCGGCGCGTTCATGGTGAGCTTTTCCATGCAGTTCACGAAGATCAGGCCATCGCCTTTCTTCGCCTGCATGGTCGCGCCCACGTGCAGGCGCGTCGCCTCGGCCAGGCGCTCGAGGTCGAACTGGACCACCGACTTGTCCATGTTGTTGATGTTGAACTTGTAGAGCTTGGTCTTTTCCTTGACGAAGCTCGTGTCGAACTTGCGGTCCGACACGTCCGGGACCATTGCGTCGGAAATATGGCCAATGCCGCCCAGACGCGCCGCTTCCAGCGCCAGTTCGGAGGTCGAGATATCGACCCCCATTCCGCCGATCATGATGGGCACGTATTCCTTGTTGCCCATACGCAGGCGGAAATCATCAACACGTTTCATTGCATTCCTTAACAGCCATAGACTAATCGCCCGCCATTTTACAGCAGGAGAGTGCAGTTACAGAGCGCCATTTAGCGCACGATCGTGCGTTAAATGGCGGGGCCGGCAACCCCTGTTTTGTCAGTCGCGGAAGTTGTTGAACGCGAGCGGCAGGTCGGTGACATCCTTGCGCAGCAAGGCGATCGCTTCCTGCAGGATATCGCGGTCCTTGCCGGTGACGCGCACGGATTCGCCCTGGATCGAGGCTTGCACCTTCATCTTGCTCTCCTTGATCAGCTTGGTGATCTTCTTGGCGTCTTCGGACTCGATGCCGTTGCGCACCTTCAGCACCTGCTTCACCTTGTCGCCGCCGATCTTCTCGATCTTGCCTTCGTCCAGGAAACGGACGTCGACTTTGCGCTTGGTCATCTTGTTCAACAGGACGTCCTTGACCTGGCTGATCTGGAAGTCGGAGTCGCCGAACAGGGTGATTTCCTTGTCTTTCTGCTCGACTTTGGCCGAGGTGCCCTTGAAATCGAAACGGGTTTCGATTTCTTTGCTCGAGTTTTCGACGGCGTTCTTGACTTCAACCATGTCTGCTTCGCAGACCACATCAAACGATGGCATCTTGTGTTTTCCTTTTGTTTTGCATGGGATGGATGGCGATATTGTAACGGACGACACAGAGGCTTGGCGTCCGGTCGCCTGTTTCCCACTATAATCAGCGGGCCAACTTCGGACCCAGCCATGCAAGCACTGCCCATCGAACAAGACATTCCCCTCCAGCAGTTCAACACCTTCGGCATCCCGGCGCGCGCGCGGCGCTATCTGCGCGTGACCGAGCCCGCGCAGCTGGCGCTGCTCGCCGCCGACCCCGCGCTCGCCGCGCTGCCGCGCCTGGTGCTGGGCGGCGGCAGCAACCTGCTGATCACGCGGGAAGACATCGACCTCCTGGTCCTGCACATGGCCCTGATGGGCAAGGACATCGTCGGCGAGACGCCGGACAGCATCCTCGTGCGCGCCCGCGCCGGCGAGAACTGGCACGGCTTCGTGCAGTGGACGCTCGAGCAGGGCCTGGGCGGGCTGGAAAACA
This window of the Massilia sp. WG5 genome carries:
- a CDS encoding endonuclease/exonuclease/phosphatase family protein codes for the protein MRTILSPLALLLACAILLCTTWTPAASAAPPSPAPINVATYNLRNSHADDGPNAWPARKDMVKALIRYHGFDIFGTQEGYADQIADLAQMEEFEHVGVGRDDGKDAGEHSAIFFRRSRFALLGKGDFWLSETPDRPSFGWDARCCHRLASWARLRERGSSRVLFVFSVHFDHEGEVARRASADLMLRKITEIARGEPAICVGDFNSTPETVQMQTIAKAMGDSRRLSKAPPYGPDGTFNGFRFDQAPSERIDYVFVDRHFDVLKYAALSDSLDQRYPSDHFPVVARVVFK
- a CDS encoding porin, which encodes MQVKRLAAAAAVSAIAVTPLVASAQTNVQLYGVLDAAISSQDVGGPDGRTTVVNSGNQSSSRFGFRGTEDLGNGLKAIFNLEAGTSIDTGAGDSALFGRRAVVGLEGGFGSLTLGREYSPIAAIAGATDAFGQGFYGSNLSAFTSNRLTRRLANSVNYKSPSWYGLKVLAAYSAGEVTTANTPSGDLKGVGVEYALGNLYAGAAYHEINRVAAGKDKESAIGAAYKFDQLGGFEIKGNWMEADREGTAAKYKQVNLGGSMPFGQHRVYANYQQQKQGVAKGNSWALAYTYSLSKRTNLYASYASLDNNSNAVFGLSSSSITIAPAATSLGADPDVFSLGLRHTF
- a CDS encoding PAS domain-containing sensor histidine kinase, whose amino-acid sequence is MKRQRLRSTARAATCFLIGLAAGRRLGRQSPGDSDTVPASRKIVNDANDAIVSADGDYRIVMANPAAAVLFGTTVEAMVGSPLTRWVESAEGAADAEEPLDYFRAGSGRAGRRATDYAVTGLRADGQRFPVEGSISRGNDGASFYTIIMRDVSERQRVQDKLTRSHDQLRQLSAALQTIREEERTHIARELHDDLGQILASLRMDLTLLQQTDGIPDDSLHLMRGMEQNLLTAITSLRRIATNLRPRALDEGGLYFALKGLCDDFVERYNIPCTLLADEAELRLDDAASTAIFRIVQEALTNIARHAQASSVTMTLFRSNSELLVTIRDDGRGIRPEDMEKAESLGLIGMRERVWAMHGEISVSADEPPGTRIDIVLPVHAHLV
- a CDS encoding LytTR family DNA-binding domain-containing protein; translated protein: MPTAIIADDERLMRDLLRTRLSQVWPELEIVGEAKNGDEAVQLVSALKPDLTFLDIRMPGKTGMEAARDIGGASQIVFVTAYDQYAVEAFERGAVDYVLKPPEPERLQITVERLKERLSTPGGQASASANVSDTVTAMLSQLAEKIAAPKPKYLQWIQASIGQDLRMIPVEEILFFRSDEKYTCVQTEKFEALIRKPVRDLADELDPSLFWQIHRATLVNVNAIEGVTRDIRGRHLVLIKGRPDKLEVSRSFLHLFKQM
- a CDS encoding sensor histidine kinase; the encoded protein is MQTRRSTQQYFSNTLSWLVHAFDAVATWVTQLSWWKFFLFAALMLVAGKILQDELFSGGEEEITRTERNTRKAEPAIMIDDSGIHINPRVKRRGNDEKQDKAADAAGRIAENALKHAEDASKAAVEAGKNAEEAGANAEEAGKAAGAAVPPLPPQPPALRGKGNAAHPGSKLIRGNGDEVHIDLPPQIGEELSDAIEAAVDDAAEAKARSYHKQASTWFTSFVWLLVMALFGTKALMGGKKRAEAEMQSATAVAERESMQRQLSEARMAAMQAQVEPHFLFNTLASVEHLIETDPPRASAMQRTLIQYLRAVIPQMRDANLTTSLGREVDMVTSYLDLLKMRMEERLTVDLQVPEGLRSAAFPPMMLQSMVENAIKHGLECKPEGGHLAVKAEIADSKLRVTVADNGVGFGVMPSKGTGLGLSNIRERLKLLHGEAGQLHIAANIPSGVIATIEVPYQLASK
- a CDS encoding exopolyphosphatase, with translation MKGKAVSTVPQRYRLVTRSDFDGLVCAVLLKHLDLIDDILFVHPKDMQDGKIAIGPQDITTNLPYVAGAHLAFDHHLSETIRNIGRRENHVIDPRAPSAARVVYDYYGGARAFPAAWQGMMEAVDKADAARFSREEVLDPSGWSLLNFLMDARTGLGRFHDFRISNYQLMMALIDHCRTLGIEQIMKLPDVQERTALYMEHNELCKQQIRRRARVHQNLVVLDLREEQTIFAGNRFLIYALFPETNIWIHVLWGLKNQNTVFATGKSILNRSSNTNIGALMLEYGGGGHENAGTCQVSNEMAEEVLGALVQRITSEG
- a CDS encoding bifunctional diguanylate cyclase/phosphodiesterase is translated as MFDTDPPAHAVFLTDDAGSITTWNSGCESLFGMPAERVLGRPVTSLFVASARDAWTAGWAALAQRPEGAQLNADLHCSDNRIFATALALAPQFSAGGKLLGCAVSVTTEFERGVPESEHVARTPLSAVVDLFPGTFYALNREGRFVLWNHNVERLSGMAPEELAAARASDLLDLAQRPLLNDAIRRVFDDGAEMKLEVDYMARNGREIPVLLCGARVHCNGGDYVFGVGIDIGERRQREEQLRLRERALHAASNGIVIARNDGPDNPIEYVNPAFERISGYSAAESIGRDPRFMAAPNMDSGERIELREAILAKRPVNVVLRNLRKDGDLFWNDLSITPVHDEHGVVTHFIGVINDVTAAMQRTAHLEHEVNHDPLTGLANRNLLWDRLEQALHVAQRQKSLVATVLMDLNNFKSINDTLGHEAGDVVLKVVARRLQASVRDSDTVARMSGDEFVLVLANQPSLRFTLRMVERLRQSFAIPVSFNGREIAVGASVGVALYPHDGSTAAELVRAADVAMYHGKGNAHNDVHFFSADMRSSSDAKRKIEEGLHHALENDELFLLYQPRVSLRSGRVMGFEALLRWRHPEHGVLAPSRFLSEAEENGVIVPIGQRVLDQACAFAAQLRQLGVQDVPVTVNVSYREYSQGDFVESLSALLARHALPADSLQLDLSIDGLLRNPGLGRDLSRQLRALGVSLSVDGFGAGQCDLAYLQQLEAGQLKLSHTSVQDIGDGSSALVKSLIDIGHNLNMEVVGEAVETGSQAAFLKSYGCDQMQGVWFSEPLAAEAAKELLRSRQPA
- a CDS encoding nitronate monooxygenase: MKRVDDFRLRMGNKEYVPIMIGGMGVDISTSELALEAARLGGIGHISDAMVPDVSDRKFDTSFVKEKTKLYKFNINNMDKSVVQFDLERLAEATRLHVGATMQAKKGDGLIFVNCMEKLTMNAPKETLRTRLSAALDAGIDGITMSAGLHLGSFELIKDHPRFRDAKLGTIVSSVRALQLFLRKVSRLDRLPDYLIVEGPLAGGHLGFGIDDWQQYDLHTIMDEIHAFMRAEQLDIPLIAAGGIFTGSDAVGFLEKGAGGVQVATRFTVTHECGLPDDVKQEYYRASEEDIIVNGVSPTGYPMRMLKQTPAIGSGIRPGCESYGYLLDATGNCAYINSYNREVQANPGSKDIKVFDKTCLCTHMRNFNCWTCGSTTYRLKDTTHKLADGSYQILSAEHVFKDYQFSVDNQIALPPRAEAAA
- a CDS encoding YajQ family cyclic di-GMP-binding protein produces the protein MPSFDVVCEADMVEVKNAVENSSKEIETRFDFKGTSAKVEQKDKEITLFGDSDFQISQVKDVLLNKMTKRKVDVRFLDEGKIEKIGGDKVKQVLKVRNGIESEDAKKITKLIKESKMKVQASIQGESVRVTGKDRDILQEAIALLRKDVTDLPLAFNNFRD